One Nyctibius grandis isolate bNycGra1 chromosome 17, bNycGra1.pri, whole genome shotgun sequence genomic window carries:
- the CTSS gene encoding cathepsin S, protein MKLVASITFLAALAVALGHPDPALDWHWQLWKKTYGKVYRHESEEGDRRATWERNLRLVTLHNLERSLGLHSYELGMNHLGDMTSEEVAALLTGLNVAPRPNRAPTYRRQRGSEVPDTVDWREKGCVTEVKNQGACGSCWAFSAVGALEAQVKLKTGKLVSLSTQNLVDCSVMYGNKGCSGGFMTNAFQYIIDNEGIDSEESYPYTAQNGTCQYNASARAATCSRYVELPYADEAALKDAVANVGPVSVAIDATQPTFFLYRSGVYDDPRCTHEVNHAVVVIGYGTLNEKDYWLVKNSWGVRFGDEGYIRMARNHANHCGIASYASYPLV, encoded by the exons ATGAAGCTGGTGGCTTCCATCACCTTCCTGGCCGCGCTCGCGGTGGCACTGGGACACCCTGACCCCGCGCTGGACTGGCACTGGCAGCTCTGGAAGAAAACCTACGGCAAGGTGTATCGCCACGAG AGCGAGGAAGGGGACCGGCGCGCGACGTGGGAGAGGAACCTGCGGCTCGTGACGCTGCACAACCTGGAGCGCTCCCTGGGGCTGCACTCCTACGAGCTGGGCATGAACCACCTGGGAGACATG ACCAGTGAGGAAGTGGCAGCTCTGTTAACTGGGCTGAACGTCGCTCCTCGGCCAAACCGGGCCCCCACGTACCGACGGCAGCGCGGCAGCGAGGTCCCGGACACGGTGGACTGGAGGGAGAAGGGGTGCGTCACGGAGGTGAAGAACCAG GGTGCCTGCGGGTCGTGCTGGGCGTTCAGCGCCGTGGGAGCCCTCGAAGCCCAGGTGAAGCTGAAGACGGGGAAGCTGGTGTCCCTGAGCACCCAGAACCTCGTCGACTGCTCCGTGATGTACGGGAACAAGGGCTGCAGCGGGGGTTTCATGACCAACGCTTTCCAGTACATCATCGACAACGAAGGGATCGACTCGGAAGAGTCCTACCCCTACACGGCTCAG AACGGGACGTGTCAGTACAACGCTTCTGCACGAGCCGCCACCTGCTCCCGGTACGTGGAGCTCCCGTACGCCGACGAAGCTGCCCTGAAAGACGCTGTGGCCAACGTTGGCCCTGTCTCTGTTGCCATCGACGCCACCCAGCCCACCTTCTTCTTGTACAGGTCAG GGGTGTACGATGACCCCCGGTGCACGCACGAGGTGAACCACGCCGTCGTCGTCATCGGCTACGGCACCCTGAACGAGAAGGACTACTGGCTCGTGAAAAACAG CTGGGGCGTGCGTTTCGGCGACGAGGGCTACATCCGCATGGCCAGAAACCACGCGAACCACTGCGGCATCGCCAGCTACGCCTCCTACCCGCTCGTCTAG
- the CTSK gene encoding cathepsin K, producing the protein MLRMWWPTLLALLVPAVVAQLHPERELDTQWDLWKKTYRKQYNGKADEVARRLIWEKNLKYINTHNLEHALGAHTFQLAMNHLGDMTSEEVVRTMTGLKVPRGHPRRNETLYVPDWTQRAPAAVDWRRKGYVTPVKNQGQCGSCWAFSSVGALEGQLKRQTGKLLALSPQNLVDCVANNDGCGGGYMTNAFEYVRQNRGIDSEDAYPYIGQDESCMYNPTGKAAKCRGYREIPPGNEKALKRAVARIGPVSVGIDASLPSFQFYSRGVYYDESCNAENINHAMLAVGYGTQKGTKHWIIKNSWGEEWGNKGYVLLARNMNNACGIANLASFPKM; encoded by the exons ATGCTGCG GATGTGGTGGCCCACGCTGCTGGCCCTGCTGGTCCCCGCGGTGGTGGCCCAGCTGCACCCCGAGCGGGAGCTGGACACGCAGTGGGACCTGTGGAAGAAAACCTACCGCAAGCAGTACAACGGCAAG gcggacgaggtggcgCGGAGGCTGATCTGGGAGAAGAACCTCAAGTACATCAACACCCACAACCTGGAGCACGCGCTGGGCGCCCACACCTTCCAGCTGGCCATGAACCACCTGGGTGACATG ACCAGCGAGGAGGTGGTGAGGACGATGACGGGCTTGAAGGTGCCCCGTGGCCACCCGCGCCGCAACGAGACACTCTACGTCCCCGACTGGACCCAGAGAGCCCCGGCTGCCGTGGACTGGAGGAGGAAAGGCTACGTGACACCCGTCAAGAACCAG GGCCAGTGCGGCTCCTGCTGGGCTTTCAGCTCGGTGGGCGCGCTGGAGGGGCAGCTGAAGCGGCAGACGGGGAAGCTGCTGGCCCTCAGCCCCCAAAACCTGGTGGACTGCGTGGCCAACAACGACGGCTGCGGCGGCGGCTACATGACCAACGCCTTCGAGTACGTGCGGCAGAACCGCGGCATCGACTCGGAGGACGCCTACCCCTACATCGGCCAG GACGAGAGCTGCATGTACAACCCCACCGGGAAGGCGGCCAAGTGCCGCGGCTACCGGGAGATCCCCCCAGGCAACGAGAAGGCTTTGAAGAGAGCCGTGGCCCGGATCGGACCCGTCTCCGTGGGCATCGATGCCAGCCTGCCCTCCTTCCAGTTCTACAGCCgcg GCGTGTACTACGACGAGAGCTGCAACGCCGAGAACATCAACCACGCGATGCTGGCGGTGGGCTACGGCACGCAGAAGGGCACCAAGCACTGGATCATCAAGAACAG CTGGGGCGAGGAGTGGGGCAACAAGGGCTACGTCCTCCTGGCCCGCAACATGAACAACGCCTGCGGTATCGCCAACCTCGCCAGCTTCCCCAAGATGTGA
- the ARNT gene encoding aryl hydrocarbon receptor nuclear translocator isoform X5 — MAATAANPEMASDVSSLGAAVGSGNPGAGAQAGGAIAQRANKRRPGLDFDDDGEGNSKFLRCDDDPMPNDKERFARENHSEIERRRRNKMTAYITELSDMVPTCSALARKPDKLTILRMAVSHMKSLRGTGNTSTDGTYKPSFLTDQELKHLILEAADGFLFIVSCETGRVVYVSDSVTPVLNQPQSEWFGSTLYDQVHPDDVGKLREQLSTSENALTGRILDLKTGTVKKEGQQSMRMCMGSRRSFICRMRCGNSSVDPVSVNRLSFMRNRCRNGLGAAKDGEPHYVVVHCTGYIKAWPPAGVSLPDDDPDAGQGSKFCLVAIGRLQVTSSPNCTDMNNVCQPTEFISRHNTEGIFTFIDHRCVATVGYQPQELLGKDIVDFCHPEDQQLLRDSFQQVVKLKGQVLSVMFRFRSKNREWLWMRTSSFTFQNPYSDEIEYIICTNTNVKNSSQESRPALSNSMQRPQLGQSVSLPLEMGTAQLPSRQQQPPQQTELEVVPGRESLSGYEHSQVPVQPVSAAGPEHSKPLEKAESLFNQERDPRFSEIYSSINTDQTKAIPASTVPANQPLFTQGNTFTPSRPAENFRSSSMVPPVNIIQQQPSSAGRILAQISRHSSPAQVSGTTWAPGTRPAFTPQQVASQTVKTRPPSFSMGTFQGTPSSFSPMTAPGSTASPTGTAYPNLASRGTGFTPEAAQTPAPFQARAADGVGMWPQWQGQHHGPASGEQHVQQPQPSQPEVFSDMLTMLGDQGPNYNNEEFPELNIFPSFSE, encoded by the exons GGAAAACCACAGCGAGATTGAACGTAGGCGGAGGAACAAGATGACTGCCTACATCACAGAGCTCTCAGATATGGTGCCCACCTGCAGTGCCCTGGCCCGCAAACCAGACAAGCTCACCATCTTGCGCATGGCTGTCTCTCACATGAAGTCCCTGCGTGGCACAGGCAACACCTCCACTGACGGCACCTACAAACCCTCCTTTCTCACTGACCAG GAACTCAAACACCTGATCCTGGAGGCGGCCGACGGCTTTCTGTTCATAGTGTCCTGTGAGACCGGGAGGGTGGTGTACGTCTCTGATTCGGTGACTCCAGTCCTGAACCAACCCCAGTCCGAATGGTTTGGCAGCACCCTGTACGACCAGGTGCACCCAGATGACGTGGGCAAGCTGAGGGAGCAGCTCTCCACATCGGAGAACGCGCTGACAG GGCGCATCCTAGATTTGAAGACGGGGACTGTCAAGAAGGAAGGCCAGCAGTCCATGAGGATGTGTATGGGTTCACGGAGATCCTTCATCTGCCGAATGAG GTGTGGCAACAGCTCAGTGGATCCAGTCTCTGTAAATCGGCTCAGCTTTATGAGGAATCGCTGCAG GAATGGCTTAGGTGCAGCAAAAGATGGCGAACCCCACTACGTCGTGGTGCACTGCACAGGTTACATAAAAGCCTGGCCCCCCGCAG GTGTTTCACTGCCTGATGATGACCCGGACGCTGGCCAGGGCAGCAAGTTTTGCCTCGTGGCTATTGGCAGGCTCCAG GTCACCAGCTCACCCAACTGCACGGACATGAACAACGTTTGTCAGCCCACAGAGTTCATCTCCCGGCACAACACCGAAGGCATTTTCACCTTCATAGATCACCGCTGCGTGGCTACTGTTGGCTACCAGCCACAG GAACTTCTGGGGAAAGACATTGTGGATTTCTGCCACCCCGAAGACCAACAGCTTTTGCGGGACAGCTTTCAGCAG GTGGTGAAGTTAAAAGGCCAGGTTCTGTCAGTCATGTTCCGATTCCGATCCAAAAACCGGGAATGGCTCTGGATGAGAACCAGCTCCTTTACCTTCCAGAACCCCTACTCGGATGAAATTGAGTACATCATCTGTACCAACACCAACGTCAA gAACTCGAGCCAGGAGTCTCGGCCTGCCCTGTCAAACTCAATGCAGAGGCCCCAGCTGGGGCAGAGTGTCAGCCTTCCCCTGGAGATGGGCACGGCACAGCTGCCCTCAAG gcagcagcagccgccaCAACAGACAGAGCTGGAAGTGGTCCCAGGAAGAGAGAGCCTGTCTGGTTACGAGCACTCACAG GTTCCCGTTCAGCCTGTGAGTGCTGCCGGCCCGGAGCACAGCAAGCCCCTGGAGAAGGCAGAGAGCCTCTTTAACCAGGAGCGGGACCCGAGGTTCAGCGAAATCTACAGCAGCATCAATACAG ACCAGACCAAAGCCATTCCTGCCAGCACAGTGCCTGCCAACCAGCCCCTCTTCACCCAGGGAAACACTTTCACCCCATCGCGACCTGCTGAGAACTTCAG gagcagcagcatggTACCTCCTGTGAACATCATCCAGCAGCAGCCCTCCTCAGCGGGCCGGATCTTAGCCCAGATTTCGCGCCactccagcccagctcaggTCAGCGGAACCACCTGGGCTCCAGGGACACGGCCAGCGTTCACACCCCAG CAAGTGGCATCCCAGACGGTGAAGACTCGGCCCCCGTCGTTCAGCATGGGCACTTTCCAAGGCACCCCGTCCTCCTTCAGCCCCATGACAGCACCTGGCTCTACGGCTTCCCCTACGGGCACGGCTTACCCCAACCTTGCCAGCCGTGGCACAGGCTTCA CCCCGGAGGCAGCGCAGACCCCGGCCCCGTTCCAGGCGCGGGCGGCCGACGGCGTGGGCATGTGGCCGCAGTGGCAAGGGCAGCACCACGGCCCGGCGTCCGGGGAGCAGCACGTGCAGCAGCCGCAGCCAAGCCAGCCTGAGGTCTTCTCA GACATGCTGACAATGCTGGGAGACCAAGGACCCAACTACAACAACGAGGAGTTCCCGGAGTTGAATATATTCCcttctttttcagaataa
- the ARNT gene encoding aryl hydrocarbon receptor nuclear translocator isoform X2 has product MAATAANPEMASDVSSLGAAVGSGNPGAGAQAGGAIAQRANKRRPGLDFDDDGEGNSKFLRCDDDPMPNDKERFARENHSEIERRRRNKMTAYITELSDMVPTCSALARKPDKLTILRMAVSHMKSLRGTGNTSTDGTYKPSFLTDQELKHLILEAADGFLFIVSCETGRVVYVSDSVTPVLNQPQSEWFGSTLYDQVHPDDVGKLREQLSTSENALTEGTKPWCLSNKDPAAPPENASKGRILDLKTGTVKKEGQQSMRMCMGSRRSFICRMRCGNSSVDPVSVNRLSFMRNRCRNGLGAAKDGEPHYVVVHCTGYIKAWPPAGVSLPDDDPDAGQGSKFCLVAIGRLQVTSSPNCTDMNNVCQPTEFISRHNTEGIFTFIDHRCVATVGYQPQELLGKDIVDFCHPEDQQLLRDSFQQVVKLKGQVLSVMFRFRSKNREWLWMRTSSFTFQNPYSDEIEYIICTNTNVKNSSQESRPALSNSMQRPQLGQSVSLPLEMGTAQLPSRQQQPPQQTELEVVPGRESLSGYEHSQVPVQPVSAAGPEHSKPLEKAESLFNQERDPRFSEIYSSINTDQTKAIPASTVPANQPLFTQGNTFTPSRPAENFRSSSMVPPVNIIQQQPSSAGRILAQISRHSSPAQVSGTTWAPGTRPAFTPQQVASQTVKTRPPSFSMGTFQGTPSSFSPMTAPGSTASPTGTAYPNLASRGTGFTPEAAQTPAPFQARAADGVGMWPQWQGQHHGPASGEQHVQQPQPSQPEVFSDMLTMLGDQGPNYNNEEFPELNIFPSFSE; this is encoded by the exons GGAAAACCACAGCGAGATTGAACGTAGGCGGAGGAACAAGATGACTGCCTACATCACAGAGCTCTCAGATATGGTGCCCACCTGCAGTGCCCTGGCCCGCAAACCAGACAAGCTCACCATCTTGCGCATGGCTGTCTCTCACATGAAGTCCCTGCGTGGCACAGGCAACACCTCCACTGACGGCACCTACAAACCCTCCTTTCTCACTGACCAG GAACTCAAACACCTGATCCTGGAGGCGGCCGACGGCTTTCTGTTCATAGTGTCCTGTGAGACCGGGAGGGTGGTGTACGTCTCTGATTCGGTGACTCCAGTCCTGAACCAACCCCAGTCCGAATGGTTTGGCAGCACCCTGTACGACCAGGTGCACCCAGATGACGTGGGCAAGCTGAGGGAGCAGCTCTCCACATCGGAGAACGCGCTGACAG AAGGAACCAAACCCTGGTGCCTTTCTAACAAGGATCCTGCAGCCCCCCCTGAGAATGCATCTAAAG GGCGCATCCTAGATTTGAAGACGGGGACTGTCAAGAAGGAAGGCCAGCAGTCCATGAGGATGTGTATGGGTTCACGGAGATCCTTCATCTGCCGAATGAG GTGTGGCAACAGCTCAGTGGATCCAGTCTCTGTAAATCGGCTCAGCTTTATGAGGAATCGCTGCAG GAATGGCTTAGGTGCAGCAAAAGATGGCGAACCCCACTACGTCGTGGTGCACTGCACAGGTTACATAAAAGCCTGGCCCCCCGCAG GTGTTTCACTGCCTGATGATGACCCGGACGCTGGCCAGGGCAGCAAGTTTTGCCTCGTGGCTATTGGCAGGCTCCAG GTCACCAGCTCACCCAACTGCACGGACATGAACAACGTTTGTCAGCCCACAGAGTTCATCTCCCGGCACAACACCGAAGGCATTTTCACCTTCATAGATCACCGCTGCGTGGCTACTGTTGGCTACCAGCCACAG GAACTTCTGGGGAAAGACATTGTGGATTTCTGCCACCCCGAAGACCAACAGCTTTTGCGGGACAGCTTTCAGCAG GTGGTGAAGTTAAAAGGCCAGGTTCTGTCAGTCATGTTCCGATTCCGATCCAAAAACCGGGAATGGCTCTGGATGAGAACCAGCTCCTTTACCTTCCAGAACCCCTACTCGGATGAAATTGAGTACATCATCTGTACCAACACCAACGTCAA gAACTCGAGCCAGGAGTCTCGGCCTGCCCTGTCAAACTCAATGCAGAGGCCCCAGCTGGGGCAGAGTGTCAGCCTTCCCCTGGAGATGGGCACGGCACAGCTGCCCTCAAG gcagcagcagccgccaCAACAGACAGAGCTGGAAGTGGTCCCAGGAAGAGAGAGCCTGTCTGGTTACGAGCACTCACAG GTTCCCGTTCAGCCTGTGAGTGCTGCCGGCCCGGAGCACAGCAAGCCCCTGGAGAAGGCAGAGAGCCTCTTTAACCAGGAGCGGGACCCGAGGTTCAGCGAAATCTACAGCAGCATCAATACAG ACCAGACCAAAGCCATTCCTGCCAGCACAGTGCCTGCCAACCAGCCCCTCTTCACCCAGGGAAACACTTTCACCCCATCGCGACCTGCTGAGAACTTCAG gagcagcagcatggTACCTCCTGTGAACATCATCCAGCAGCAGCCCTCCTCAGCGGGCCGGATCTTAGCCCAGATTTCGCGCCactccagcccagctcaggTCAGCGGAACCACCTGGGCTCCAGGGACACGGCCAGCGTTCACACCCCAG CAAGTGGCATCCCAGACGGTGAAGACTCGGCCCCCGTCGTTCAGCATGGGCACTTTCCAAGGCACCCCGTCCTCCTTCAGCCCCATGACAGCACCTGGCTCTACGGCTTCCCCTACGGGCACGGCTTACCCCAACCTTGCCAGCCGTGGCACAGGCTTCA CCCCGGAGGCAGCGCAGACCCCGGCCCCGTTCCAGGCGCGGGCGGCCGACGGCGTGGGCATGTGGCCGCAGTGGCAAGGGCAGCACCACGGCCCGGCGTCCGGGGAGCAGCACGTGCAGCAGCCGCAGCCAAGCCAGCCTGAGGTCTTCTCA GACATGCTGACAATGCTGGGAGACCAAGGACCCAACTACAACAACGAGGAGTTCCCGGAGTTGAATATATTCCcttctttttcagaataa